DNA from Sulfodiicoccus acidiphilus:
CGAAATAGAACCGGAGCCTTGGTATCAGTGGTCTCTAGGAACACATGAGAGCTTCCCGGCAGGAAGGCAGGTACCAGACCTTTCGGCCAACGCTAACGTTTACCCAGGAGTGTATATAGTATTGCCAGGAAACGTCTCGGCCATAGGCGGGGGAACAAGCGAGGCTTCCCCACTCACTGCGGGGCTCCTTGTATTGACTATGCAGTACTCTCACAGTAGGATAGGCTTACTTAATCCGGCCCTTTACACAATAGCTCAGAACTCCTCTGAGACGAACGCATTCGTTAGGCCCACCTTCGGTTACAACATACCTTGGACGGTTAGTCAAGGCTATAACTTGGTGACTGGCTGGGGATCTCTAAACATACCTATCTTTGCTAAATACTTTGCAGAGTTGGAGACCGCTCCGTCGCTCCTCATTAACGAGACCATACTTTTCAATGGAACCGAAGTTCAGCAAGTCTACCCTGGAGAGACGATTAACGTTGAGGTCTCGATAGCTAGGCAAGGCGTATCGGTGTCGTCCGGTGACTTCCAGGCATTGTTGGAGTCAACGCAGGGAAACCTTACCTCGGTTCCATTGACGTTCAATCCATTAAGTGGAAGGTGGAGCGCTAAGTTGACTGTTCCCGTCAATGCTTCAGGAATAGTTAACGTGGTGGTGTATGGGGAGTCGGATGGAGTTAAGGGGAGTTCCTTCGTGGAACTATTCTCGGGTTACTATGGACAGTTTCTGAGCCCCGCGCCTATGACGCCTTACATGCTGTCATTGGGTGTACCCATTGTTATTAACATCACTTCACCTAGTGGAACGCAGGCTCCTCCCTTGAACTTCACAGTTTTAGTTTACTCCTACAACCTAACCAACAATCAATACGTCCTCGTTGGAAAGGTGAAAGTAGTTCCTGTACCTGCTTTACTACTTGTGCCATTTGCTCCACCTAACACTTTGCTATGGGTAGGAGTCCTTTCAGGAAACTACAGCGTTGGCGTGATTAGGCTAGTCCTTCAAGGAGCTTTCGGGTACATCTCCTTCTACAACGGGATCGACCTTCAAACACTCTTCATTTTACCCCCGGTCGTCGCGGAGCCTGGTTCCGTACCTGCGGGAAGCTACATATACATCTTTGGCTCACCTGAACCGCCAGTAGAGACTGAAGGCGTGACTTCATTGGTGGACGGGCAACTACTATCTCAAAACATAATCGTCGGATCTAACATAACCGCTGAACTGTATGGTGTTAACGGTACTGTGAGCGAGACACAATTGGTTTTCAATAACACAAGCTTCCAAGGTTACCTACACGTTCCCAGTAAATTAAAGCCTGGTCTCTACGACGTCCTTCTCTTCGCCAACTACAATTCTACAACCTTATCCCAGTCAATTTCAGGCTACTTCTACGGACAAATATACGTGAGTGCGGCATCCATCCAACCTGAACTTGAGGTCTCGAGTTACTACGCTTTCCAAGGGCAGACTATCTACGTCTACGCCAATTTAACAAACCCTGAGACGGGGACTGAGGTGACAAGTGGGATGTTCACTGCAACATTGTATCCTAGGGTGCTTTCTTATGAGTACAGCACATTAACTGGGGTAATGGAGGTACCTCTGTGGTACAACGAGCCGATCCACATGTGGGTAGGTAACGTCACTCTCCCTTCAACCTTTAATCTGAACAACTTCACTTACTTGGGTAACCCAGACTACTTCGCCACTCCCTTTGAGATCTACGTTTCAGGCCTAACTCCCAACGGTATTCCAACCACCACTTTACCCTCCGCGCAGTTCACGTTCTTCGTCACACCATACACCGAGGTTCAGGGAACCTTGATCACTGATCCAGTCCAGCCATACTACACGGCGTTCTCAAATGATACAATAATATATAACGGTACTCTAACTAACGACCTCTTCACTGGCCACGACTACCTTTTGAACAGTGTCTCTACTATTACTTCATCTAACGTCAGTGGTGAGCTGATCATTGCGAACAGCTCGGTCACTTTGGTTGACGTGGTAGGTAACTCGGTGACAGCGGTTAACTCCCACATAGTTCTAATAGGGACCACATTGATGCATCTTGATTTAGAGAATTCCACGGTATCTATACAGCAGTCACACGTGGAGAGTCTGGAACCCTCTCTTCCTAAGCTAACGTTCATTTCACCATTACCAGGACAGGC
Protein-coding regions in this window:
- a CDS encoding protease pro-enzyme activation domain-containing protein, translating into MKPVKGERILIPTFFLTVLLMSILAGLVAIPSQAYTSQTAQEIPIPISGYHYAGTLSATTPVVISVDVPLRNIDLLYSYAEQVSTPGSPLYHRFLTANEVKKLFYPTSQFNEVIKYLRSHDFKVLLTAADSEIVATGTAVQAEKYLGVHYDLYTNGTYTYYYGQGSIMDSTVFSSNVSDIIFSHPSTLILLKNRISPLESTLSSQPVNLTFPLDGYSLKVLEQAYNASYFYDHGIDGSGYNIGILDFFGDPTIYQQLIYFDQHFGIPNPPSFQVVPIGPYNPQLGITQGWAGEISLDVEASHAMAPGANITLYVASDSLPLPAIIAYIVSQDTVDVLSQSFSIPETLYSQLSGGLFYQCVVLTDQYYAMGTAEGITFTASSGDAGGSGYSAGPLGTVGYPSSSPFVLSVGGTTVYPEFGPDGMSFNTTAWSNYGFIPDDVNYGGSTGGVSEIEPEPWYQWSLGTHESFPAGRQVPDLSANANVYPGVYIVLPGNVSAIGGGTSEASPLTAGLLVLTMQYSHSRIGLLNPALYTIAQNSSETNAFVRPTFGYNIPWTVSQGYNLVTGWGSLNIPIFAKYFAELETAPSLLINETILFNGTEVQQVYPGETINVEVSIARQGVSVSSGDFQALLESTQGNLTSVPLTFNPLSGRWSAKLTVPVNASGIVNVVVYGESDGVKGSSFVELFSGYYGQFLSPAPMTPYMLSLGVPIVINITSPSGTQAPPLNFTVLVYSYNLTNNQYVLVGKVKVVPVPALLLVPFAPPNTLLWVGVLSGNYSVGVIRLVLQGAFGYISFYNGIDLQTLFILPPVVAEPGSVPAGSYIYIFGSPEPPVETEGVTSLVDGQLLSQNIIVGSNITAELYGVNGTVSETQLVFNNTSFQGYLHVPSKLKPGLYDVLLFANYNSTTLSQSISGYFYGQIYVSAASIQPELEVSSYYAFQGQTIYVYANLTNPETGTEVTSGMFTATLYPRVLSYEYSTLTGVMEVPLWYNEPIHMWVGNVTLPSTFNLNNFTYLGNPDYFATPFEIYVSGLTPNGIPTTTLPSAQFTFFVTPYTEVQGTLITDPVQPYYTAFSNDTIIYNGTLTNDLFTGHDYLLNSVSTITSSNVSGELIIANSSVTLVDVVGNSVTAVNSHIVLIGTTLMHLDLENSTVSIQQSHVESLEPSLPKLTFISPLPGQAVNGTIPVKVNVEGEGISNVSLYLNGLYVGSANNNGTLTFVLNTTAFPDGSYTLTAVVRQTDGLDNSSSEVVEFNNQIVQFDKQLSGQISKVNEQLANTTSSLSSQLKNATSSLSGQIDRIDLQLTSLATTAQEVAYVGVALAIVAIITAIVVVRRK